A part of Cannabis sativa cultivar Pink pepper isolate KNU-18-1 chromosome 6, ASM2916894v1, whole genome shotgun sequence genomic DNA contains:
- the LOC115724845 gene encoding uncharacterized protein LOC115724845 isoform X2, with amino-acid sequence MDSIMKKVRNLDAYPKINEDFYKRTLSGGLITIASSIVMVLLFLSELRLYLHAATQSKLVVDTSRGETLRINFDVTFPAFPCFILSLDAMDISGEQHLDIKHDVIKKRLDSRGNVIEITKQDGIGASKIDKPLQKHGGSHNNSNETYCGSCYGAKATSNNVNDENCCNTCEQVREAYRKKGWALSNPDMIDQCKREGFLQKIKDEEGEGCNVYGFLEVNKVAGNFHFAPGKSFQQSNIHVHDLLSFQKDSFNISHKINRLSFGEYFPGVVNPLDGVEWTHEFITPSPNGMYQYFIKVVPTVYTHVSGQVIQSNQFSVTEHIRTSEYGNIQFLPGVFFFYDLSPIKVTFAEEYISFLHFLTNVCAIVGGVFTVSGILDSFIYHGHKVIKKMEIGKFS; translated from the exons ATGGATAGTATAATGAAGAAGGTTCGGAATTTGGATGCTTATCCAAAAATCAATGAAGATTTCTATAAGCGCACCCTGAGTGGTGGCCTTATTACCATTGCCTCCTCCATTGTCATGGTCTTGCTCTTTCTCTCCGAGCTCCGATTATATCTACATGCAGCTACTCAATCAAAGCTTGTGGTGGATACTTCAAGAGGAGAAACCCTGCGTATCAAT TTTGATGTGACCTTCCCTGCCTTTCCTTGTTTCATACTTAGTCTTGATGCCATGGACATAAGTGGAGAGCAACATTTGGATATAAAACATGATGTAATCAAAAAGAGGCTAGATTCCCGTGGTAATGTAATAGAAATAACAAAACAAGATGGAATTGGTGCATCAAAGATTGACAAGCCATTGCAGAAACATGGTGGCAGTCATAATAATAGTAATGAGACATATTGTGGATCTTGTTATGGTGCAAAAGCAACATCAAATAATGTTAATGATGAAAATTGTTGTAATACTTGTGAACAAGTCCGGGAAGCGTATAGGAAGAAAGGTTGGGCATTgtcaaatcctgatatgattgaTCAGTGCAAAAGAGAAGGTTTCTTACAAAAAATCAAAGATGAAGAAGGTGAGGGTTGTAATGTATATGGATTCTTAGAAGTTAATAAGGTTGCTGGAAATTTTCATTTTGCACCTGGGAAAAGTTTTCAACAATCAAACATTCATGTGCATGATCTTCTCTCATTTCAGAAAGATAGTTTTAATATAAGTCACAAAATCAATAGATTGAGTTTTGGGGAATATTTTCCTGGTGTGGTGAATCCTCTTGATGGTGTGGAATGGACACATGAATTTATAACACCTAGTCCTAATGGGATGTATCAGTATTTTATCAAGGTGGTACCTACTGTTTATACACATGTGTCTGGACAAGTTATTCAATCTAATCAGTTTTCAGTAACTGAGCATATTAGGACTTCAGAATATGGCAACATTCAGTTTCTTCCTggtgtatttttcttttatgatCTTTCTCCAATTAAGGTAACTTTTGCTGAGGAGTATATATCATTCTTACACTTCCTCACTAATGTTTGTGCTATAGTTGGAGGTGTTTTCACTGTTTCGGGTATTCTAGATTCTTTTATATACCATGGACATAAAGTGATCAAGAAGATGGAAATAGGTAAATTTAGTTAA
- the LOC115724845 gene encoding uncharacterized protein LOC115724845 isoform X1: protein MDSIMKKVRNLDAYPKINEDFYKRTLSGGLITIASSIVMVLLFLSELRLYLHAATQSKLVVDTSRGETLRINVRHFDVTFPAFPCFILSLDAMDISGEQHLDIKHDVIKKRLDSRGNVIEITKQDGIGASKIDKPLQKHGGSHNNSNETYCGSCYGAKATSNNVNDENCCNTCEQVREAYRKKGWALSNPDMIDQCKREGFLQKIKDEEGEGCNVYGFLEVNKVAGNFHFAPGKSFQQSNIHVHDLLSFQKDSFNISHKINRLSFGEYFPGVVNPLDGVEWTHEFITPSPNGMYQYFIKVVPTVYTHVSGQVIQSNQFSVTEHIRTSEYGNIQFLPGVFFFYDLSPIKVTFAEEYISFLHFLTNVCAIVGGVFTVSGILDSFIYHGHKVIKKMEIGKFS, encoded by the exons ATGGATAGTATAATGAAGAAGGTTCGGAATTTGGATGCTTATCCAAAAATCAATGAAGATTTCTATAAGCGCACCCTGAGTGGTGGCCTTATTACCATTGCCTCCTCCATTGTCATGGTCTTGCTCTTTCTCTCCGAGCTCCGATTATATCTACATGCAGCTACTCAATCAAAGCTTGTGGTGGATACTTCAAGAGGAGAAACCCTGCGTATCAATGTACGTCAT TTTGATGTGACCTTCCCTGCCTTTCCTTGTTTCATACTTAGTCTTGATGCCATGGACATAAGTGGAGAGCAACATTTGGATATAAAACATGATGTAATCAAAAAGAGGCTAGATTCCCGTGGTAATGTAATAGAAATAACAAAACAAGATGGAATTGGTGCATCAAAGATTGACAAGCCATTGCAGAAACATGGTGGCAGTCATAATAATAGTAATGAGACATATTGTGGATCTTGTTATGGTGCAAAAGCAACATCAAATAATGTTAATGATGAAAATTGTTGTAATACTTGTGAACAAGTCCGGGAAGCGTATAGGAAGAAAGGTTGGGCATTgtcaaatcctgatatgattgaTCAGTGCAAAAGAGAAGGTTTCTTACAAAAAATCAAAGATGAAGAAGGTGAGGGTTGTAATGTATATGGATTCTTAGAAGTTAATAAGGTTGCTGGAAATTTTCATTTTGCACCTGGGAAAAGTTTTCAACAATCAAACATTCATGTGCATGATCTTCTCTCATTTCAGAAAGATAGTTTTAATATAAGTCACAAAATCAATAGATTGAGTTTTGGGGAATATTTTCCTGGTGTGGTGAATCCTCTTGATGGTGTGGAATGGACACATGAATTTATAACACCTAGTCCTAATGGGATGTATCAGTATTTTATCAAGGTGGTACCTACTGTTTATACACATGTGTCTGGACAAGTTATTCAATCTAATCAGTTTTCAGTAACTGAGCATATTAGGACTTCAGAATATGGCAACATTCAGTTTCTTCCTggtgtatttttcttttatgatCTTTCTCCAATTAAGGTAACTTTTGCTGAGGAGTATATATCATTCTTACACTTCCTCACTAATGTTTGTGCTATAGTTGGAGGTGTTTTCACTGTTTCGGGTATTCTAGATTCTTTTATATACCATGGACATAAAGTGATCAAGAAGATGGAAATAGGTAAATTTAGTTAA